Within Sorangiineae bacterium MSr11367, the genomic segment AAAAGCCGCGCGGCGATGTCGAGCCGTACGAACTGGCTCGCCAGGACGGGCCAGTTGGCCGTGAAGGCCACGACCAGCAGCAGGACGACGAAGAGTGCATACTGCACCGTCTGCGAAACGGAGCGGTTGCGTTTCCGGCGCTTGGACGGCGTCGCCGCCAAGGGCGCGGGCGCCTTTTCGGCTTCGGTCTTCGCGTCGTTCACGGCTTCTTGGCGGTGGGCATGGGGCCGAACCACTGCTCGTAGAGGCGCTGGTACGTGCCGTCGGACTTGGCCTGCGCGAGCACCTCGTTGACGGCCGCGAGCAGCTTGCTATTGCCCTTTTTGACCGCGATGCCGAGTTGCTCGCCCGTATCGAGGTACGCTGCAATCTCGAAGGCGGAATTGCTCGGATCCTTCATCCAGGCCTGAACGACGGGATGGTCCTCGATGACCGTCTCCACCTGACCCGAGCGCAGGCCATTGAGCAGCGCGTCCGAGCTCTCGAAGGAAACCGGGTCGAAGCCCTTGGATTTGGTGAAGTCCTCGCCGGTGGTCTGTGACTGGGTGCCCACCTTTTTGCCCGACGATTTCAGGGTGGCGAGATCGGTCACGGCGATGCCCTTTTTGATCAGAAGCGCCTGCTTGGCATCGAAATAGGGCTCGGAAAAGTCGATGTTCTTGCGGCGAGGCTCGGTGATGGTCATACCGGCCGCCACGAGATCGCATCGGCCGGAGTTGAGGAAGGCGCCCGTTTTGAAGTTCTCGAACGGGGTATCGACGAACTCCTGCTTCACACCCAGCTTCTTCGCGACCAATTCGATGATGTCCACGTCGAAGCCCACGTACTTGCCGTCTTTTTCCACCTGAAAGGGCGGATACGGGATGTGCGTGCACGTGACGAGCGTGCCCTCTTTGACCAGCGGAACGCCCCCCGCGCCGGTGCCGGTCTTGTCCTTGCTGCATCCCGCCATCCCCGCGGAAAGAGCCACCGCGATACCGAAAACGAGTAGAGACATCGGACGAGCAGACACGGGATACCTCCTTGGTCGACGTGATGACCCGCGTCGCTTTTGGGGACGCGGCTCCAGCGCGACAATATGGCACGCCTCGGGCAATGCAACGCGTAAAAGCGAAGGGAGCCTCCCCCACCCCAGCCCTCCCCCTGAGGGGGAGGGAGCCGACAACCGGTGAAATCCTACAGCCCTGATGCTCCGGCGTCATTGGGTGCTGGTGGGAAGGCGCGCTTCATCTTCATTGCGCAGCCTGTTAGGTTGCGTGGCAAGTTGGACGGAGGAGTCGATATGCGAAAGACCATGCAAACCACGCGATGGCGGTCGGCGACCATGCTGGCGTTGGCAACGTTGGCGATGATCGGCTGTCGCGGCTCGGGCGATGCGGGCGGTGACAAGGGGGACAAAAACGGCGAGAAAAAGGCCGAAGGACCGCAAAACACCACGATTACGTGGTGGGACACCTCCGATTCCACGAACGAGGCGCCGAAGTTCAAGGACCTCATTCAGAAGTTTCAAGCGAAGTATCCGAACATCAAGGTCGAATATCAGAACATCCCGTTCGAGCAGGCGCGCGACAAGTTCAAGACCGCCGCGCAGGCCAATACAGCGCCCGACGTGATGCGCGCCGAGGTGGGGTGGACCGCGGAGTTCGCGTCACTTCGCTTCCTCGCGCCGCTCGAGGGGACGCCTGCCGCGGCCGACGCAGCCGACTACCTCCCTGCCCCCCTCGCGAGCAACAAGTTCGGCGGCAAGTTGTTCGGCGTGCCCCAAGTCACCGACGTGCTGGCGCTGCTTTACAACAAGGGGCTGCTCGAGAAAGCCGGCGTGAAGGAGCCGCCGACCACGATGGCCGAGCTGAAGACCGCCGCGCTGGCGGTGAAGGCGAAAGCGGGCGCCGATGGTTTGTACCTCAATCCGGGTGGCTACTTCCTTTTGCCGTTCATCTACGGCGCCGGCGGCGATTTGGTGAACGCCGACGAAAAGAAGATCACCGTCAATACGCCGGAGGCCGTGAAGGGCCTGGAGGTCGCGCTCGATCTCATCAAGAGCGGCGCGGCGGCCAAGCCGGATCTCAACTCCGGGTACAATCAGATGCAGGCGGGCTTCAAGGACGGAAAGGTCGCCATGGTCATCAATGGCCCATGGTCCGTGGCCGATGACTTCAGCGGCAAGGCCTTCGCCGACAAAGGCAACTTGGGCATCGCTCCGGTGCCGGCAGGAAGCACGGGCAAAGCCGGTTCGCCGATGGGCGGGCACAATTACGTGGTGTACGCCGGGTCCAAGAACCTGACGGCGTCGTACCAATTCATTCAATTCATGAATAGCGCCGAGAACCAGGCCTACCTGGCCAAAGAGCTCGGGCTGCTGCCGACACGCTCGTCGGCGTACTCGTTGCCCGACACGGCGGCGAACGCGGTGGTGCCGAAGTTCCGCGCGGTCATCGACAAGGCGGTGGTGCGCCCCACGATTCCGCAGGCCGGGCAGCTTTTGATTCCGCTCGACCAGCAGTATCCGCGCGCCGTCAGCGGCGACAAGACGCCGCAGGCCGCCCTGGATACGGTGGCCAACGACTACAAGCAGATCCTCAAGGATTGGAAGTAAGCATGGCCGCAGGTCGCCTCGCTCGTTCGTGGGACAAGCACAAATATGCGTGGGGAATGGCCTTCCCCGTGGTGCTCGTGCTGGGGGTGCTCGTGGGGTATCCGCTGTACCGAGGGGTTTACCTCTCGTTCACGGATGCCAACGAGCAAAACGTCGCGGCGACCATCGGTGCACTGCAAGTGCCCGATTCGTTCTCCTTCGTGGGACTGCGCAATTACATCGATGTGCTCTTCGGGCCGAACACCAAGTTCTGGGCGGTGCTCGGCCGCACGGTGGTGTGGACGATCAGCTGCGTCTTTTTCCACTACACGATTGGGCTCGGGCTCGCGCTGCTTCTCAATCGCGAGGTGCGCGGGCGCTCGCTCTACCGCGTGCTGCTCATTTTGCCATGGGCGGTGCCGTCATTCGTGAGCGCCTTCGCGTGGAAGCTCATTCTCGCGCGGGACAACGGCATCGTGAATCACGTGCTCGGCACGTTGGGGCTGGGCACGTTCGATTGGCTGGGGAGCGACACGCTGGCGTTCATCTCGGTCATCGGCATCAACATTTGGGTGGGCGTGCCCTTCAACATGGTGGCGCTGCTCGGGGGGCTCCAAGCCATCCCCGCCGAGCTGTACGAGGCCGCGGAGGTCGACGGGGCGTCGCCGTGGCAGCGGTTTTGGCACATTACCTTTCCCGGTCTGCGCACGGTGAGTGCGAGCATCATTTTGCTGGGCGTGATTTGGAGCTTCAATTTA encodes:
- a CDS encoding ABC transporter substrate-binding protein codes for the protein MSARPMSLLVFGIAVALSAGMAGCSKDKTGTGAGGVPLVKEGTLVTCTHIPYPPFQVEKDGKYVGFDVDIIELVAKKLGVKQEFVDTPFENFKTGAFLNSGRCDLVAAGMTITEPRRKNIDFSEPYFDAKQALLIKKGIAVTDLATLKSSGKKVGTQSQTTGEDFTKSKGFDPVSFESSDALLNGLRSGQVETVIEDHPVVQAWMKDPSNSAFEIAAYLDTGEQLGIAVKKGNSKLLAAVNEVLAQAKSDGTYQRLYEQWFGPMPTAKKP
- a CDS encoding extracellular solute-binding protein, translating into MRKTMQTTRWRSATMLALATLAMIGCRGSGDAGGDKGDKNGEKKAEGPQNTTITWWDTSDSTNEAPKFKDLIQKFQAKYPNIKVEYQNIPFEQARDKFKTAAQANTAPDVMRAEVGWTAEFASLRFLAPLEGTPAAADAADYLPAPLASNKFGGKLFGVPQVTDVLALLYNKGLLEKAGVKEPPTTMAELKTAALAVKAKAGADGLYLNPGGYFLLPFIYGAGGDLVNADEKKITVNTPEAVKGLEVALDLIKSGAAAKPDLNSGYNQMQAGFKDGKVAMVINGPWSVADDFSGKAFADKGNLGIAPVPAGSTGKAGSPMGGHNYVVYAGSKNLTASYQFIQFMNSAENQAYLAKELGLLPTRSSAYSLPDTAANAVVPKFRAVIDKAVVRPTIPQAGQLLIPLDQQYPRAVSGDKTPQAALDTVANDYKQILKDWK
- a CDS encoding sugar ABC transporter permease, whose amino-acid sequence is MAAGRLARSWDKHKYAWGMAFPVVLVLGVLVGYPLYRGVYLSFTDANEQNVAATIGALQVPDSFSFVGLRNYIDVLFGPNTKFWAVLGRTVVWTISCVFFHYTIGLGLALLLNREVRGRSLYRVLLILPWAVPSFVSAFAWKLILARDNGIVNHVLGTLGLGTFDWLGSDTLAFISVIGINIWVGVPFNMVALLGGLQAIPAELYEAAEVDGASPWQRFWHITFPGLRTVSASIILLGVIWSFNLFAIIFLVTRGGPGDSTQILVTYAFSAAFEGIRDYAVAATYGILILGVLLAYATVYRRALRASGEVW